A genomic window from Parasteatoda tepidariorum isolate YZ-2023 chromosome 10, CAS_Ptep_4.0, whole genome shotgun sequence includes:
- the LOC107437707 gene encoding uncharacterized protein isoform X1, translating to MMECNSTQQFVIVPDTKSTARRIGRPRKSDSERSNFNYFIPEKKTPPIPLKAPDGLYWCKKCHRYFKKPRQFNVHICLSTESQDEVMEDLEDDRDTTADFKVSMHVHKYPWSRRKRAQTEKITAKKLDPMNNETTECLEGDSLEKVAKTVSNWRDEPLYVPLFSSESEKEAFEKHLKTIDYSCVDVLFNKLEIKSKVLFNKRRKLDSGMKYMCITCEKIFNSLCHIRMHCLTHTDLKPFTCPKCPYRCNVKAALYTHMRTHTGNLFTCSQCNFQSTKRSHLLDHEQTHSTVPVSCQLCKNMYKNLKSLIFHVKKYHANASGKKYVKSLSSKQIIKCEICGKTFTSNSKFETHTKYLHSYNNSSLEQLSNQSACQKELENSLNNINTSGHQILSESNVCIDDPPEVILSKQLNELESESSFNNSCTSFENLICDNTSVIPTSASIGSQNQQENSFEVSDVASFQKLPLLLDCSVMLEPLDDQLVNYHQYIYKCSVCSQSFSSKAVLENHEILDHSSRISSEQLQTQEVNQKMSKNAFENIDFTDTQALSSLLNCSVRIEPLNEQLVMLNNLLQQKSAQNMEIFDNVYQQSESQNILNSNTMLSKPMSVPTTPEKYPPINNDAFPSKAILENHSSNVSSEQIETQEVNQNMPENTFQDIGTPALSSLLKCSVIIEPLDDQLVMLNNLLQQKNEQNVELFDNVYQQSESQNILNTNTMLSKTVPVSTTPEKLIQTNKSISSEPILENHSSSVSSEQLKTQENLKTPENTFENMSFTETPALSSLLNCSVRIEPLNDQLVELLLSNLLQQKNNDQNVKMFDSVFQQSESRNILNSNSVLNEALSPSTSPEKILPINNVDQFHLGNASMLENCHNKLDILDECLRQSNIADPNMTEQRSTTFKMSEMSLNFSNNQLMLQSLSENSSELSKTVLQVDSEQKSEEIKLFEKCRKAPAYVCCVCSSIFICTSTLKAHLKEHVNKNNNQTSLVEYPVNSFKSEDLTTDDSSLNNVCSVLQESSNSDVENELEKLYTSSLHKRWYLPEVSVVLENDQSLIDSFLDEFPMNDKFDDQENLPLESVIFS from the exons ATGATGGAATGCAATTCTACTCAACAGTTTGTAATTGTACCAG ATACTAAAAGCACAGCAAGGAGAATTGGACGACCAAGAAAATCTGATTCCGAAAG GtctaatttcaattacttcatTCCTGAAAAGAAAACACCTCCGATTCCTTTAAAAGCACCAGATGGATTATATTGGTGTAAAAAATGccacagatattttaaaaagcctCGCCAGTTTAATGTTCACATTTGTCTTTCTACTGAAAGTCAG gatGAAGTCATGGAGGATTTAGAAGATGATAGGGATACAACTgcagattttaaagtttctatgCATGTCCATAAATATCCTTGGTCTCGAAGAAAAAGGGctcaaacagaaaaaataacagCCAAAAAACTTGACCCAATGAATAATGAAACTACTG aaTGTCTTGAAGGAGATTCACTGGAAAAAGTTGCTAAAACAGTATCAAATTGGAGAGATGAACCATTGTATGTTCCACTTTTCAGTTCAGAAAGTGAGAAGGAGGCTtttgagaaacatttaaaaaccattgACTACAGTTGCGTTGATGTTTTATTCAATAAGCTTGAAATTAAATCCaaagttttattcaataaaagaagGAAGCTAGATTCTGGCATGAAATACATGTGCATTACatgtgaaaaa atttttaaCAGCTTGTGTCATATACGCATGCATTGCTTGACTCATACGGACCTAAAACCATTCACTTGTCCAAAATGCCCATACAGATGTAATGTCAAAGCTGCCTTATATACCCATATGAGAACCCATACTGGTAATTTGTTTACTTGTTCTCAATGCAATTTTCAAAGTACTAAAAGAAGCCATCTATTGGACCATGAG caaACTCACTCAACTGTTCCTGTCTCTTGCcaactttgtaaaaatatgtacaagaacttaaaatcattgattttccatgttaaaaaatatcatgctaATGCTAGTGGTAAAAAGTATGTCAAATCATTgtcttcaaaacaaataatcaaatgTGAAATCTGTGGTAAAACATTTActtctaattcaaaatttgaaacacatacaaaatatttgcattcTTATAATAACAGCAGTTTAGAACAATTAAGTAATCAAAGTGCTTGCCAAAAAGAACTTGAAAACtcgttaaataatataaatacatctGGTCATCAGATTTTATCTGAATCTAATGTTTGTATTGATGATCCTCCTGAAGTCATACTAAGCAAACAACTTAATGAATTAGAATCTGAAAGCTCATTTAATAACAGTTGCACAAGCTTTGAAAACCTTATTTGTGACAATACATCTGTTATTCCTACTTCTGCATCAATAGGTAGTCAAAACCAACAAGAAAACTCTTTTGAAGTTTCAGATGTGGCATCATTCCAAAAATTACCTCTTTTGTTAGATTGCAGTGTTATGCTTGAACCATTAGATGACCAACTAGTCAATTACCATCAGTATATTTATAAGTGTTCCGTCTGCAGTCAATCCTTCTCTTCTAAAGCCGTTctggaaaatcatgaaattcTTGACCATTCTTCCAGAATATCATCAGAACAATTGCAAACACAAGAAGTGAACCAAAAAATGTCTAAGAATGCGTTTGAAAACATAGATTTCACAGACACACAAGCTTTATCATCCCTTTTGAATTGCAGTGTTAGAATTGAACCATTAAATGAACAGTTAGTAATGTTGAATAATCTCTTGCAGCAAAAAAGTGCTCAGAATATGGAGATTTTTGATAATGTATATCAACAATCAGAAtctcaaaatattcttaactcTAATACAATGCTGAGTAAACCTATGTCTGTACCTACTACTCCAGAAAAGTATCCACCCATCAATAATGATGCCTTCCCTTCAAAAGCAATTCTGGAAAATCATTCTTCTAATGTCTCATCAGAACAAATAGAAACACAGGAAGTAAACCAAAACATGCCTGAAAATACATTTCAAGACATAGGCACTCCAGCTTTATCTTCTCTTTTAAAATGCAGTGTTATTATAGAACCATTAGATGACCAGTTAGTAATGTTGAACAATCTGTTGCagcaaaaaaatgaacaaaatgtaGAACTTTTTGATAATGTATATCAACAGTCGGAAtctcaaaatattcttaacacTAATACAATGTTAAGTAAAACTGTACCTGTATCTACCACTCCAGAAAAGTTAATACAGACCAACAAGTCAATATCTTCAGAACCAATTCTGGAAAATCATTCTTCTAGTGTTTCATCAGAACAATTGAAAACCCAAGAAAATCTGAAAACACctgaaaatacatttgaaaacatGAGTTTCACAGAAACGCCAGCTTTATCATCGCTTTTGAACTGCAGTGTCAGGATAGAACCACTAAATGATCAGTTAGTAGAATTATTGTTAAGCAatttattgcaacaaaaaaataatgatcagaatgttaaaatgtttgataGTGTATTTCAGCAATCCGAATCGCGAAACATTCTGAATTCTAACTCAGTTTTGAATGAAGCTCTTTCACCCTCCACCAGTCCAGAAAAGATACTACCCATTAACAATGTTGATCAATTCCACCTTGGTAATGCTTCTATGTTAGAAAATTGTCACAATAAACTTGATATTCTTGACGAATGTTTAAGGCAATCAAATATAGCAGATCCTAACATGACCGAACAGCGCTCTACAACTTTTAAGATGTCAGAAATGTCACTAAATTTCTCTAATAACCAACTTATGTTGCAATCGTTATCTGAAAATTCAAGTGAACTTTCTAAAACAGTTCTTCAAGTAGATTCTGAGCAAAAATCAGAAGAGATCaagctttttgaaaaatgccgGAAAGCTCCAGCTTATGTTTGTTGTGTATGCTccagcatttttatttgtacgtCAACTTTAAAAGCTCATTTAAAGGAACATGTTAACAAGAACAATAATCAAACATCTCTTGTTGAATATCCTGTAAATAGCTTTAAATCAGAGGACTTGACGACTGATGATTCTTCTCTCAACAATGTTTGCAGTGTATTGCAAG aatcatCCAATTCTGATGTTGAAAATGAGTTAGAAAAACTTTATACTTCTTCACTTCATAAAAGGTGGTATTTGCCCGAAGTCAGTGTTGTCTTGGAAAATGATCAATCACTTATTGATTCCTTTTTGGATGAATTTCCTATGAATGACAAGTTCGATGACCAAGAAAACTTGCCACTTGAAAGCGTAATATTTTCATGA
- the LOC107437707 gene encoding uncharacterized protein isoform X2 — MMECNSTQHLVIVPDTKSTARRIGRPRKSDSERSNFNYFIPEKKTPPIPLKAPDGLYWCKKCHRYFKKPRQFNVHICLSTESQDEVMEDLEDDRDTTADFKVSMHVHKYPWSRRKRAQTEKITAKKLDPMNNETTECLEGDSLEKVAKTVSNWRDEPLYVPLFSSESEKEAFEKHLKTIDYSCVDVLFNKLEIKSKVLFNKRRKLDSGMKYMCITCEKIFNSLCHIRMHCLTHTDLKPFTCPKCPYRCNVKAALYTHMRTHTGNLFTCSQCNFQSTKRSHLLDHEQTHSTVPVSCQLCKNMYKNLKSLIFHVKKYHANASGKKYVKSLSSKQIIKCEICGKTFTSNSKFETHTKYLHSYNNSSLEQLSNQSACQKELENSLNNINTSGHQILSESNVCIDDPPEVILSKQLNELESESSFNNSCTSFENLICDNTSVIPTSASIGSQNQQENSFEVSDVASFQKLPLLLDCSVMLEPLDDQLVNYHQYIYKCSVCSQSFSSKAVLENHEILDHSSRISSEQLQTQEVNQKMSKNAFENIDFTDTQALSSLLNCSVRIEPLNEQLVMLNNLLQQKSAQNMEIFDNVYQQSESQNILNSNTMLSKPMSVPTTPEKYPPINNDAFPSKAILENHSSNVSSEQIETQEVNQNMPENTFQDIGTPALSSLLKCSVIIEPLDDQLVMLNNLLQQKNEQNVELFDNVYQQSESQNILNTNTMLSKTVPVSTTPEKLIQTNKSISSEPILENHSSSVSSEQLKTQENLKTPENTFENMSFTETPALSSLLNCSVRIEPLNDQLVELLLSNLLQQKNNDQNVKMFDSVFQQSESRNILNSNSVLNEALSPSTSPEKILPINNVDQFHLGNASMLENCHNKLDILDECLRQSNIADPNMTEQRSTTFKMSEMSLNFSNNQLMLQSLSENSSELSKTVLQVDSEQKSEEIKLFEKCRKAPAYVCCVCSSIFICTSTLKAHLKEHVNKNNNQTSLVEYPVNSFKSEDLTTDDSSLNNVCSVLQESSNSDVENELEKLYTSSLHKRWYLPEVSVVLENDQSLIDSFLDEFPMNDKFDDQENLPLESVIFS, encoded by the exons ATGATGGAATGCAATTCTACTCAACATCTTGTAATTGTCCCAG ATACTAAAAGCACAGCAAGGAGAATTGGACGACCAAGAAAATCTGATTCCGAAAG GtctaatttcaattacttcatTCCTGAAAAGAAAACACCTCCGATTCCTTTAAAAGCACCAGATGGATTATATTGGTGTAAAAAATGccacagatattttaaaaagcctCGCCAGTTTAATGTTCACATTTGTCTTTCTACTGAAAGTCAG gatGAAGTCATGGAGGATTTAGAAGATGATAGGGATACAACTgcagattttaaagtttctatgCATGTCCATAAATATCCTTGGTCTCGAAGAAAAAGGGctcaaacagaaaaaataacagCCAAAAAACTTGACCCAATGAATAATGAAACTACTG aaTGTCTTGAAGGAGATTCACTGGAAAAAGTTGCTAAAACAGTATCAAATTGGAGAGATGAACCATTGTATGTTCCACTTTTCAGTTCAGAAAGTGAGAAGGAGGCTtttgagaaacatttaaaaaccattgACTACAGTTGCGTTGATGTTTTATTCAATAAGCTTGAAATTAAATCCaaagttttattcaataaaagaagGAAGCTAGATTCTGGCATGAAATACATGTGCATTACatgtgaaaaa atttttaaCAGCTTGTGTCATATACGCATGCATTGCTTGACTCATACGGACCTAAAACCATTCACTTGTCCAAAATGCCCATACAGATGTAATGTCAAAGCTGCCTTATATACCCATATGAGAACCCATACTGGTAATTTGTTTACTTGTTCTCAATGCAATTTTCAAAGTACTAAAAGAAGCCATCTATTGGACCATGAG caaACTCACTCAACTGTTCCTGTCTCTTGCcaactttgtaaaaatatgtacaagaacttaaaatcattgattttccatgttaaaaaatatcatgctaATGCTAGTGGTAAAAAGTATGTCAAATCATTgtcttcaaaacaaataatcaaatgTGAAATCTGTGGTAAAACATTTActtctaattcaaaatttgaaacacatacaaaatatttgcattcTTATAATAACAGCAGTTTAGAACAATTAAGTAATCAAAGTGCTTGCCAAAAAGAACTTGAAAACtcgttaaataatataaatacatctGGTCATCAGATTTTATCTGAATCTAATGTTTGTATTGATGATCCTCCTGAAGTCATACTAAGCAAACAACTTAATGAATTAGAATCTGAAAGCTCATTTAATAACAGTTGCACAAGCTTTGAAAACCTTATTTGTGACAATACATCTGTTATTCCTACTTCTGCATCAATAGGTAGTCAAAACCAACAAGAAAACTCTTTTGAAGTTTCAGATGTGGCATCATTCCAAAAATTACCTCTTTTGTTAGATTGCAGTGTTATGCTTGAACCATTAGATGACCAACTAGTCAATTACCATCAGTATATTTATAAGTGTTCCGTCTGCAGTCAATCCTTCTCTTCTAAAGCCGTTctggaaaatcatgaaattcTTGACCATTCTTCCAGAATATCATCAGAACAATTGCAAACACAAGAAGTGAACCAAAAAATGTCTAAGAATGCGTTTGAAAACATAGATTTCACAGACACACAAGCTTTATCATCCCTTTTGAATTGCAGTGTTAGAATTGAACCATTAAATGAACAGTTAGTAATGTTGAATAATCTCTTGCAGCAAAAAAGTGCTCAGAATATGGAGATTTTTGATAATGTATATCAACAATCAGAAtctcaaaatattcttaactcTAATACAATGCTGAGTAAACCTATGTCTGTACCTACTACTCCAGAAAAGTATCCACCCATCAATAATGATGCCTTCCCTTCAAAAGCAATTCTGGAAAATCATTCTTCTAATGTCTCATCAGAACAAATAGAAACACAGGAAGTAAACCAAAACATGCCTGAAAATACATTTCAAGACATAGGCACTCCAGCTTTATCTTCTCTTTTAAAATGCAGTGTTATTATAGAACCATTAGATGACCAGTTAGTAATGTTGAACAATCTGTTGCagcaaaaaaatgaacaaaatgtaGAACTTTTTGATAATGTATATCAACAGTCGGAAtctcaaaatattcttaacacTAATACAATGTTAAGTAAAACTGTACCTGTATCTACCACTCCAGAAAAGTTAATACAGACCAACAAGTCAATATCTTCAGAACCAATTCTGGAAAATCATTCTTCTAGTGTTTCATCAGAACAATTGAAAACCCAAGAAAATCTGAAAACACctgaaaatacatttgaaaacatGAGTTTCACAGAAACGCCAGCTTTATCATCGCTTTTGAACTGCAGTGTCAGGATAGAACCACTAAATGATCAGTTAGTAGAATTATTGTTAAGCAatttattgcaacaaaaaaataatgatcagaatgttaaaatgtttgataGTGTATTTCAGCAATCCGAATCGCGAAACATTCTGAATTCTAACTCAGTTTTGAATGAAGCTCTTTCACCCTCCACCAGTCCAGAAAAGATACTACCCATTAACAATGTTGATCAATTCCACCTTGGTAATGCTTCTATGTTAGAAAATTGTCACAATAAACTTGATATTCTTGACGAATGTTTAAGGCAATCAAATATAGCAGATCCTAACATGACCGAACAGCGCTCTACAACTTTTAAGATGTCAGAAATGTCACTAAATTTCTCTAATAACCAACTTATGTTGCAATCGTTATCTGAAAATTCAAGTGAACTTTCTAAAACAGTTCTTCAAGTAGATTCTGAGCAAAAATCAGAAGAGATCaagctttttgaaaaatgccgGAAAGCTCCAGCTTATGTTTGTTGTGTATGCTccagcatttttatttgtacgtCAACTTTAAAAGCTCATTTAAAGGAACATGTTAACAAGAACAATAATCAAACATCTCTTGTTGAATATCCTGTAAATAGCTTTAAATCAGAGGACTTGACGACTGATGATTCTTCTCTCAACAATGTTTGCAGTGTATTGCAAG aatcatCCAATTCTGATGTTGAAAATGAGTTAGAAAAACTTTATACTTCTTCACTTCATAAAAGGTGGTATTTGCCCGAAGTCAGTGTTGTCTTGGAAAATGATCAATCACTTATTGATTCCTTTTTGGATGAATTTCCTATGAATGACAAGTTCGATGACCAAGAAAACTTGCCACTTGAAAGCGTAATATTTTCATGA